The proteins below come from a single Sphingomonas carotinifaciens genomic window:
- a CDS encoding SspB family protein gives MTDGLPDSLIPYDEIVQEALRAVVGRVLGSVAAAGGLPGDHHFYITFKTQAPGVDIPQRLIDRFPDEMTIVLQNRYWDLLVDDSRFSVGLSFNQVPSKLNIPYSAITGFHDPAVNFELRFQATEGPNDGPEPHDEAENDGPVATPVEDGSNVVAVDFKRKK, from the coding sequence ATGACCGATGGATTGCCAGACAGCCTGATTCCGTACGATGAAATCGTGCAGGAGGCGCTGCGCGCCGTGGTGGGCCGCGTGCTTGGGTCCGTGGCGGCGGCCGGCGGATTGCCCGGCGACCACCATTTCTACATCACCTTCAAGACGCAGGCACCGGGGGTGGATATTCCCCAGCGGCTGATCGACCGGTTCCCGGACGAGATGACGATCGTGCTGCAGAATCGCTACTGGGACCTGCTGGTCGACGACTCGCGCTTCTCGGTGGGGCTGAGCTTCAACCAGGTGCCGTCGAAGCTGAACATTCCCTATTCAGCGATCACCGGCTTCCATGATCCGGCGGTGAATTTCGAGCTGCGCTTCCAGGCGACCGAGGGGCCAAACGACGGTCCCGAGCCGCATGACGAGGCGGAAAATGACGGCCCCGTCGCCACGCCGGTCGAGGATGGCAGCAACGTCGTCGCGGTGGACTTTAAGCGGAAGAAGTGA
- the fumC gene encoding class II fumarate hydratase has protein sequence MSQTRTETDSIGPIDVPADAYWGAQTERSLENFPFGPRERMPVEIVRALAIVKQAAARVNRRHGLDAAKAEAIESAAAEVVAGKLDDQFPLVIWQTGSGTQSNMNANEVIAGRANEVLSGTRGGKSPVHPNDDVNRGQSSNDTFPTALHVAAALAVTGQLYPALDRLHDALAAKAAEWDDLVKIGRTHLQDATPLTLGQEFSGYVQQLANARDRIAGTLERNIMPLAQGGTAVGTGLNAPAGFAEAVAAEIAGLTGLPFVTAPNKFEALASNDGLVDLHGTLNVLAVALTKIANDIRLLGSGPRSGLGELELPANEPGSSIMPGKVNPTQAEMMTMVAAQVMGNNTAVTIGGLQGHMELNVFKPLIGAAVLRSIALLSVAMESFAERTVEGMTANRDRIGELVDRSLMLVTALAPEIGYDNAAKIAKHAHQQGQTLKQAGLELGLVDEATFDRVVRPEAMIGR, from the coding sequence ATGAGCCAGACCCGCACCGAAACCGATTCGATCGGCCCGATCGACGTTCCCGCCGACGCCTATTGGGGCGCGCAGACCGAACGCAGCCTGGAAAACTTCCCCTTCGGCCCGCGCGAGCGGATGCCGGTGGAGATCGTCCGGGCGCTCGCCATCGTGAAGCAGGCGGCGGCGCGGGTGAACCGCAGGCATGGCCTGGACGCGGCAAAGGCCGAGGCGATTGAGTCGGCGGCGGCCGAGGTGGTGGCGGGCAAGCTGGACGACCAGTTTCCGCTCGTCATCTGGCAGACGGGGTCCGGCACCCAGTCCAACATGAACGCCAACGAGGTGATCGCGGGCCGCGCCAACGAGGTGCTGAGCGGCACGCGCGGCGGCAAGAGCCCGGTGCATCCCAATGACGATGTGAATCGCGGCCAATCCTCCAACGATACCTTTCCGACCGCCCTGCATGTCGCCGCCGCGCTGGCGGTGACGGGGCAGCTTTATCCGGCGCTCGACCGGCTGCACGACGCGCTGGCGGCCAAGGCGGCGGAATGGGACGATCTGGTCAAGATCGGGCGAACCCATTTGCAGGATGCGACGCCGCTGACGCTGGGCCAGGAATTCTCCGGCTATGTTCAGCAACTCGCCAATGCGCGCGACCGGATCGCCGGCACGCTGGAGCGCAACATCATGCCGCTGGCGCAAGGGGGCACCGCGGTCGGCACCGGGCTGAACGCGCCGGCCGGGTTCGCCGAGGCGGTGGCCGCGGAGATCGCCGGACTGACCGGCCTGCCGTTCGTCACCGCGCCCAACAAGTTCGAGGCGCTGGCATCGAATGACGGGCTGGTCGACCTGCACGGCACGCTGAACGTGCTGGCGGTGGCGCTGACCAAGATCGCCAACGATATCCGGCTGCTGGGGTCGGGGCCGCGCTCTGGTCTCGGCGAACTGGAATTGCCGGCCAACGAGCCCGGCAGCTCGATCATGCCGGGCAAGGTCAACCCGACCCAGGCCGAGATGATGACGATGGTCGCCGCGCAGGTGATGGGCAACAACACCGCCGTCACCATCGGTGGCCTGCAGGGGCATATGGAGCTGAACGTCTTCAAGCCGCTGATCGGGGCGGCGGTGCTGCGCTCGATCGCGTTGCTCAGCGTGGCGATGGAAAGCTTTGCCGAGCGGACGGTGGAGGGGATGACGGCCAATCGCGACCGGATCGGCGAACTGGTCGATCGTTCGCTGATGCTGGTCACCGCGCTGGCGCCCGAGATCGGGTACGACAATGCCGCCAAGATCGCCAAGCATGCGCACCAGCAGGGCCAGACGCTGAAGCAGGCGGGACTCGAACTGGGGCTGGTCGACGAGGCGACCTTCGACCGTGTCGTCCGCCCGGAGGCGATGATCGGGCGTTAG